One Flagellimonas sp. CMM7 genomic region harbors:
- a CDS encoding sugar porter family MFS transporter codes for MKESQHNMVYITLITFVATIGGFLFGFDSGVINGTVKGLELAFNAQDIGSGFNVASMLLGCAIGAFFAGRLADSYGRRTMMIVAAVLFVISAWGSGISGSSPEFIIYRILGGLAVGAASIMAPAYISEIAPAKYRGGLATIQQVAIITGLFASFLSNYFLTEISGSSQNILWLNFETWRWMFWMELIPATAFLALLFFIPESPRFLVAMKSHSKAEKVLSKLYGKVQAKSLLQQIRDSINFDQQPRLSGIYDTAKKNLKPIVWIGIGLATFQQFVGINVVFYYGAVLWQSVGYGESDALLINVLSGGLSIVAVLMAILLVDKIGRKPLLIIGSIGMAITLSVLVWAFFNGTVSGNGQLELGDSMGILALIAANAYVVFFNFSWGPVMWVMLGEMFPNQLRGSGLGVSGLAQWISNFIITLTFPILLSSTGLVSAYVVYACCAFVSIFFVWRFVKETKGLELEEMIS; via the coding sequence ATTAAGGAATCCCAGCATAATATGGTTTACATCACCCTTATCACTTTTGTAGCTACAATCGGAGGGTTTTTGTTCGGCTTTGACAGCGGAGTAATCAATGGTACGGTAAAAGGGCTGGAATTGGCATTTAATGCCCAGGATATTGGAAGCGGATTCAATGTGGCCTCCATGCTCTTGGGTTGTGCCATAGGCGCTTTTTTTGCAGGTAGGTTGGCCGATAGCTATGGCCGTAGGACCATGATGATTGTAGCAGCGGTATTATTTGTTATTTCTGCTTGGGGCTCTGGAATCTCAGGTTCTTCGCCTGAATTTATAATCTACAGAATCTTGGGCGGCCTTGCCGTTGGGGCCGCTTCAATCATGGCACCGGCGTATATTAGCGAAATAGCACCTGCAAAATATAGGGGTGGGCTGGCTACTATACAACAGGTAGCCATAATCACAGGATTGTTTGCCTCGTTTTTGAGTAATTATTTTTTGACGGAGATTTCAGGCTCCTCCCAAAACATTCTATGGTTGAATTTTGAAACTTGGCGATGGATGTTCTGGATGGAATTAATCCCGGCAACCGCATTCTTGGCTTTGCTTTTTTTCATTCCTGAGAGTCCGAGGTTTCTTGTGGCGATGAAATCGCATAGCAAGGCGGAAAAGGTACTGTCCAAATTGTATGGTAAAGTCCAGGCAAAATCACTTTTGCAACAGATCAGGGATTCGATAAACTTTGACCAACAACCTAGGCTCTCTGGCATTTACGATACTGCAAAAAAGAACTTGAAACCTATTGTGTGGATTGGTATTGGATTGGCCACATTTCAGCAATTTGTCGGAATCAATGTTGTGTTCTATTATGGAGCTGTGCTTTGGCAATCGGTTGGGTACGGCGAAAGTGATGCTCTTTTGATCAACGTTCTTTCAGGTGGGTTGAGTATTGTGGCAGTCTTGATGGCCATACTTTTGGTGGATAAAATAGGAAGAAAACCCTTATTAATTATTGGATCCATTGGAATGGCCATTACCCTTAGCGTTTTGGTCTGGGCATTCTTTAACGGGACCGTATCGGGGAACGGACAATTGGAACTGGGGGACTCCATGGGGATTTTGGCTTTGATAGCAGCTAATGCCTACGTGGTTTTTTTTAATTTTTCATGGGGTCCGGTCATGTGGGTCATGTTGGGAGAAATGTTCCCCAATCAATTGAGAGGGTCCGGTCTGGGCGTTTCCGGATTGGCGCAGTGGATTTCGAACTTCATCATAACTCTGACCTTCCCTATATTGCTAAGCTCAACGGGACTGGTCTCGGCCTATGTTGTTTATGCTTGTTGTGCTTTTGTTTCCATATTCTTTGTATGGAGGTTTGTCAAGGAAACCAAAGGTTTGGAATTGGAGGAGATGATTAGTTAA
- a CDS encoding L-fucose isomerase: MNRLIGRLPKIGIRPVIDGREAGVRESLEDQCMAMARATAKLLEDSLRFPSGEKVECVISDTTIGGVADAAECSDKFKREGVEVSITVTPCWCYGTEVMDTDPLMPKAVWGFNGTERPGAVYLAAALAGYSQKGLPAFGIYGREVQDARDTDIPEDVSEKILRFSKAALAVAQMKGKSYLSIGYSSMGIAGSMVDVNFLQDYFGVRAEFVESTELLRRMDGGIYDKEEFNRALKWARENCVEGKDYNDIASQKSLATKAREWEKVIKMTLICRDLMVGNPRLKTLGFGEEAKGRNAIVGGFQGQRQWTDYQPNADFTEAILNSSFDWNGIRQAFVFATENDCLNAISMLFGHLLTNTAQMFSDVRTYWSPESVQRVTGEKLTGIAKNGIIHLINSGSTTLDATAQQKDLEGKPAMKPFWQITEEEAQKCLDNTKWPPAIAEYFGGGGFSSQFKTKGTMPLTMSRINLVKGIGPVLQLVEGWSVELPKDIHTVLDERTNPTWPTTWFVPRLTGKGFFKDVYTVMGKWGANHGAISYGHIGADLITLSSMFRIPVNMHNIVDEKVFRPSSWSAFGENLESADYRACTNYGPLYGFNN, from the coding sequence ATGAACAGATTAATAGGAAGACTGCCGAAGATTGGGATTCGCCCGGTAATTGACGGTAGGGAGGCTGGGGTAAGGGAATCGTTGGAGGACCAATGTATGGCAATGGCCAGAGCGACCGCCAAGTTGTTGGAGGACAGCCTGAGATTCCCAAGCGGTGAAAAAGTGGAGTGTGTCATTTCTGACACGACCATAGGAGGGGTAGCAGATGCGGCGGAGTGCTCGGACAAATTCAAAAGGGAAGGTGTGGAGGTCTCCATTACCGTAACGCCCTGTTGGTGCTATGGGACCGAGGTGATGGACACCGACCCACTAATGCCAAAGGCGGTATGGGGGTTTAACGGAACGGAAAGACCAGGTGCGGTATATCTTGCGGCCGCCCTGGCCGGATATTCGCAAAAGGGACTACCGGCCTTTGGAATCTATGGGAGGGAAGTACAGGATGCCAGAGATACCGATATTCCGGAAGATGTCAGCGAAAAAATATTGCGCTTTTCGAAAGCGGCCCTGGCCGTGGCCCAAATGAAGGGCAAATCCTATTTGTCCATTGGGTACAGTTCCATGGGAATCGCGGGATCCATGGTCGATGTCAATTTCTTACAGGATTATTTCGGCGTAAGGGCGGAATTTGTGGAGTCAACGGAACTGCTAAGAAGAATGGATGGGGGCATATATGACAAGGAGGAATTTAACAGGGCCCTAAAATGGGCCAGGGAAAACTGTGTGGAAGGTAAGGATTACAACGATATTGCCTCCCAAAAATCACTGGCAACCAAAGCGAGGGAATGGGAAAAGGTCATCAAGATGACGCTCATATGCCGTGACCTGATGGTTGGAAACCCAAGACTTAAAACCCTTGGTTTTGGAGAAGAAGCCAAAGGCAGGAATGCCATTGTGGGTGGCTTTCAAGGACAGCGACAATGGACGGATTACCAACCCAATGCGGATTTTACGGAAGCCATCCTTAACTCATCCTTTGATTGGAACGGCATTCGACAGGCATTTGTCTTTGCCACGGAGAACGATTGCTTAAATGCAATTTCCATGCTATTTGGGCACTTGTTGACCAATACCGCCCAAATGTTCTCTGATGTTAGGACCTATTGGAGTCCGGAATCGGTTCAACGGGTGACCGGGGAAAAACTAACTGGAATTGCCAAGAATGGGATTATTCATTTGATCAACTCCGGTTCCACAACCTTGGACGCTACCGCACAGCAAAAAGACCTTGAAGGGAAACCCGCTATGAAACCTTTTTGGCAGATTACGGAAGAAGAGGCCCAAAAGTGTTTGGACAATACCAAATGGCCGCCGGCCATTGCAGAATATTTTGGGGGCGGAGGTTTTTCCTCGCAATTCAAAACCAAGGGAACCATGCCATTGACCATGTCAAGAATTAACTTGGTAAAAGGAATAGGTCCTGTACTGCAACTGGTCGAGGGATGGAGTGTTGAACTGCCAAAGGATATTCATACCGTATTGGACGAAAGGACGAACCCTACTTGGCCAACGACCTGGTTTGTCCCAAGATTGACAGGGAAAGGTTTTTTTAAGGACGTTTACACTGTTATGGGAAAATGGGGTGCCAACCATGGTGCAATTTCCTATGGCCATATTGGAGCGGACTTGATAACATTATCCTCAATGTTTCGCATTCCTGTCAATATGCACAACATAGTAGATGAAAAAGTTTTTAGGCCGAGTTCCTGGTCCGCTTTTGGTGAGAACTTGGAATCTGCGGATTATAGGGCGTGCACCAATTATGGCCCTTTGTACGGGTTTAATAATTAA
- the rhaD gene encoding rhamnulose-1-phosphate aldolase yields MSTYELPNEVTKEIDKISMVAGYLWQREWVERNGGNISINMTPLFSNFTKPESANFIAHPFPKEAAGLYIFVTGAGCYIRSLIDAVETASCILYINEQADGYTIVWGGKEDGFRPTSELASHLQIHLFNKENNPNNLAVLHAHPIELIVLSHHALFKDEEKLNHAIWQMCPEVRVYVPRGIHCTPYAITQSDELAKSTTHAFTYKDIALWEKHGATTTAEDIEKAWDFLDVANKGAKLLLTAWASGFEPEGLSKDQLQGLEELFKL; encoded by the coding sequence ATGAGCACATATGAACTTCCAAATGAAGTGACAAAGGAAATCGATAAAATTTCCATGGTTGCCGGTTATCTCTGGCAAAGGGAATGGGTAGAAAGAAATGGTGGTAATATATCGATAAACATGACTCCGCTATTTTCGAACTTCACCAAACCCGAATCCGCAAACTTCATAGCCCATCCATTTCCAAAGGAGGCGGCAGGACTTTACATTTTTGTGACCGGAGCAGGTTGTTATATCCGCAGCCTCATTGATGCCGTTGAAACGGCGTCATGCATCTTATACATTAATGAACAGGCTGATGGCTACACTATTGTTTGGGGCGGTAAAGAAGATGGCTTTAGACCAACCTCAGAGCTTGCCTCTCATTTACAAATACACCTTTTCAATAAAGAAAACAATCCCAACAACCTGGCTGTACTGCATGCACATCCAATAGAATTAATTGTGCTCAGCCACCATGCGCTGTTCAAGGATGAAGAAAAGCTGAACCATGCCATTTGGCAAATGTGCCCTGAAGTTCGTGTTTATGTACCAAGGGGTATCCATTGCACGCCATATGCTATAACACAGTCAGACGAACTGGCCAAAAGTACTACCCATGCCTTTACTTATAAGGATATTGCTCTGTGGGAAAAACATGGTGCCACCACCACTGCTGAGGATATTGAGAAAGCGTGGGACTTTTTGGATGTCGCCAACAAAGGAGCAAAATTATTGCTTACCGCATGGGCCTCCGGTTTTGAACCAGAGGGGCTGTCCAAAGATCAGCTTCAGGGATTGGAAGAACTATTTAAACTATAA
- a CDS encoding aldose epimerase family protein, giving the protein MAVKVTTFGKFSDTIVFSVLLTNREGTTAEFLTLGATWHSYSSNDKYGNMVDVVVGPKDLKGYVSQFEDTPYFFGATIGRHSGRINCNGSSPFLSENTLTNNEGIQLHGGRDGFAKKNWSIESINEQIPSVTFSYKSNHLDEGYPGKLLVEVTYSLLEDNTITIDYMAMGTEDTLVNLTNHTYFNLGNEPLVNQFIDIDSRSKLELAPDLIPSGNLISVKGTPYDFTGYGEMKKLQNINGLDDIYMLNKSSSEKPKIKYCSKTSGLEMKVYTDQPSVVVFAPKVICFSGVPKNFDIDYSFYPAICFETQFPPDSINHTHFPSCILKKHNIYTQKTRFSFGF; this is encoded by the coding sequence ATGGCCGTAAAAGTAACGACATTTGGAAAGTTCTCGGATACCATTGTATTCAGTGTTTTACTTACCAATAGAGAGGGGACAACAGCTGAGTTTCTGACTTTGGGAGCGACTTGGCATTCCTATTCCAGCAATGACAAATATGGGAACATGGTAGATGTTGTAGTTGGGCCTAAAGATTTGAAAGGCTATGTTTCCCAATTTGAGGATACTCCATATTTTTTTGGTGCTACGATTGGCAGACATTCGGGTAGAATCAATTGTAATGGTTCAAGTCCCTTCTTATCAGAAAATACTTTGACTAACAATGAGGGTATTCAATTGCATGGTGGTAGGGATGGCTTTGCTAAAAAAAATTGGTCAATAGAAAGTATAAACGAACAAATACCTTCTGTGACATTCTCATATAAGAGCAATCATTTGGATGAAGGCTATCCTGGGAAATTGTTGGTTGAAGTGACCTATTCCTTGCTGGAAGATAATACAATTACGATTGATTATATGGCCATGGGCACTGAAGACACTTTGGTTAATCTAACCAACCACACTTATTTTAATTTGGGAAATGAGCCTTTGGTCAATCAGTTTATTGATATTGATAGTAGAAGTAAATTGGAACTGGCGCCTGACCTTATTCCATCAGGAAATTTAATTTCCGTAAAAGGGACCCCTTATGATTTCACTGGATATGGTGAGATGAAAAAATTGCAAAATATCAATGGGTTGGACGATATCTATATGTTGAATAAATCATCTAGCGAGAAGCCAAAGATTAAATATTGTTCTAAAACTTCAGGTTTGGAGATGAAAGTATATACCGATCAACCTTCAGTAGTGGTGTTCGCACCAAAAGTTATATGTTTTTCCGGAGTTCCTAAAAACTTTGATATTGATTACTCTTTTTATCCTGCAATTTGTTTTGAGACCCAATTTCCTCCTGATTCCATAAATCACACTCACTTTCCTAGTTGTATCTTGAAAAAGCATAACATTTACACCCAAAAGACAAGATTTTCTTTTGGTTTTTGA
- the xylA gene encoding xylose isomerase → MVVIGNKEYFKGIGEIKFEGRESDNPLAYKFYDPEQLVAGKTMRDHFRFSMAYWHTLCGTGGDPFGPSTKEFPWATSNDPMVAAREKADAAFEFITKMGLDYYCFHDYDLVDEAGSLAESEKRVFKTVDYLKEKMKVSGVKLLWGTANLFSNPRYMNGAASNPNFDVVAHAGAQLKIALDATMELNGENYVFWGGREGYMSLLNTNMKLEQDNIGRFMRMARDYARGQGFKGTFFIEPKPMEPSKHQYDFDAATSIKFIREQELAGDFKLNIEVNHATLAQHTFQHELQVAANSGMLGSIDANRGDYQNGWDTDQFPNNVMETAEAMLVFLKSDGLQGGGINFDAKTRRNSTDLEDIFIAHIGGADTFARGLMVADSVINNSNYEKLLGKRYASFTSGKGLDFVRGKLSLTDLYDVAKLGGEPKQISGKQELFENIINQYV, encoded by the coding sequence ATGGTAGTGATTGGCAACAAGGAATATTTTAAGGGTATAGGTGAAATCAAGTTTGAGGGAAGAGAATCGGACAATCCCTTAGCATATAAATTTTACGATCCCGAACAATTGGTGGCCGGTAAGACCATGCGCGATCATTTTAGGTTTTCCATGGCCTATTGGCACACCCTCTGCGGAACCGGGGGGGACCCCTTTGGGCCCAGCACAAAAGAATTCCCATGGGCAACGTCCAATGACCCCATGGTGGCAGCAAGGGAAAAGGCAGATGCTGCCTTTGAATTTATTACCAAGATGGGGCTCGATTATTATTGCTTTCACGATTATGATCTGGTAGATGAGGCAGGTTCCCTGGCAGAATCTGAAAAGAGGGTCTTTAAAACCGTTGATTATCTGAAAGAAAAAATGAAGGTCTCCGGAGTGAAACTACTTTGGGGCACAGCCAATCTATTTTCGAATCCCAGATATATGAACGGTGCTGCCTCCAACCCGAATTTTGACGTTGTGGCCCATGCCGGTGCACAGCTGAAGATTGCGTTGGATGCCACCATGGAACTCAATGGGGAGAACTATGTATTCTGGGGTGGCCGGGAAGGTTATATGTCGCTTCTGAATACCAATATGAAACTGGAACAGGACAATATAGGACGTTTTATGCGCATGGCCCGAGACTATGCAAGGGGTCAAGGCTTCAAGGGAACCTTCTTTATTGAGCCAAAGCCCATGGAGCCCTCAAAGCACCAATATGATTTTGATGCGGCCACCTCCATCAAATTCATTCGAGAACAAGAACTAGCCGGTGATTTTAAGTTGAACATTGAAGTAAACCATGCCACCTTGGCCCAGCACACCTTCCAGCACGAACTTCAAGTGGCCGCCAATTCGGGAATGCTCGGAAGCATTGATGCCAACCGTGGCGATTACCAGAACGGGTGGGATACCGACCAATTTCCCAACAACGTAATGGAAACTGCAGAAGCCATGCTGGTATTCCTAAAATCAGATGGACTTCAAGGGGGCGGAATCAATTTTGACGCCAAAACGAGAAGAAATTCAACGGATCTAGAGGATATTTTCATTGCTCATATCGGCGGCGCTGACACTTTTGCACGGGGGCTTATGGTAGCCGATTCCGTAATCAATAATTCGAACTATGAAAAGCTATTGGGCAAACGCTACGCATCCTTCACCTCAGGAAAAGGTCTCGATTTTGTCCGAGGGAAACTTTCCCTTACCGATCTGTACGATGTCGCCAAACTGGGCGGGGAACCAAAACAGATCAGCGGAAAACAGGAACTATTCGAGAATATCATCAACCAATATGTCTAA
- a CDS encoding xylulokinase, translating to MKYFLGIDLGSSSIKIAMVEYNSGKPLGVVQEPEKEMTMISPKPGWAEQDPQEWWKLTCTGIKKILKETGTKKEKILGIGIAYQMHGLVLIDEQGIPLRRSIIWCDGRAVGIGNRAHETLGKEFCEDRLLNSPANFTASKLGWVKENEPEIYEQIHKFMLPGDYLAFRFSEEINTTVPGLSEGIFWDFKNNAISSELLDYYGIQKGLVPELVDTFSVQSKVSKRGAEESGLLEGTPILYRAGDQPNNALSLNVFNPGEVAATGGTSGVMYAVTDNLSVSECARVNNFAHVNYQENARKSIGKLLCINGTGIQYRWLMNNLAVASYEEMNELASRIEIGSDGVRILPFGNGAERMLLNKDIGTRILNLNLNRHHMGHLCRAALEGIAFSFALGFEIMQEDGVEPSVVRAGNDNLFRSELFAKTIATLIGQEIEIYDTTGAIGAARACILNDGDYDKFSSFMRNDYVMTFKPFEHKIAYVKAYQSWKKELEIILNI from the coding sequence ATGAAATATTTTTTGGGAATTGATTTGGGGAGTTCGTCAATTAAAATTGCCATGGTGGAGTATAATTCAGGCAAACCCCTTGGAGTTGTCCAAGAACCTGAAAAAGAGATGACAATGATTTCCCCAAAACCAGGTTGGGCCGAACAAGACCCACAAGAATGGTGGAAGTTGACCTGTACGGGCATCAAAAAGATTCTCAAAGAGACTGGAACTAAAAAGGAAAAAATACTGGGCATCGGAATCGCCTATCAGATGCATGGGCTCGTTTTGATCGACGAACAGGGAATTCCATTAAGAAGAAGTATCATATGGTGTGATGGGCGTGCTGTGGGGATTGGCAATCGTGCACATGAAACTTTGGGTAAGGAATTCTGTGAGGACCGCCTATTGAATTCCCCCGCAAACTTTACTGCTTCAAAATTGGGTTGGGTCAAAGAAAATGAACCGGAGATCTACGAGCAAATACATAAATTCATGTTACCCGGTGACTATCTCGCCTTTCGATTTTCAGAAGAAATCAATACGACCGTTCCCGGGCTTTCAGAGGGCATTTTCTGGGATTTTAAAAACAATGCCATTTCAAGCGAACTGTTGGATTATTACGGTATCCAAAAAGGGCTGGTCCCAGAGCTAGTGGATACGTTTTCAGTTCAATCCAAAGTTTCAAAAAGAGGTGCTGAAGAAAGTGGGTTGCTAGAAGGGACCCCTATTCTGTATCGGGCCGGCGACCAACCAAACAATGCCCTTTCCCTCAATGTTTTCAATCCCGGCGAGGTTGCCGCCACTGGAGGTACCTCTGGGGTAATGTACGCCGTAACGGACAACCTTTCCGTTTCCGAATGTGCAAGGGTCAATAATTTCGCCCATGTCAATTACCAAGAAAACGCCCGAAAGAGTATTGGAAAATTGCTCTGTATCAATGGAACGGGCATCCAGTACCGATGGTTGATGAACAACTTAGCCGTGGCCTCGTATGAAGAAATGAACGAATTAGCCTCCAGGATTGAGATAGGTTCCGATGGGGTTCGTATCCTTCCCTTTGGCAACGGTGCAGAACGGATGCTGTTGAACAAAGATATCGGCACTCGGATTCTGAACCTGAACCTGAACAGGCATCATATGGGGCATCTCTGCAGGGCCGCTCTGGAAGGTATTGCCTTTTCATTTGCCCTTGGTTTTGAGATTATGCAGGAGGATGGTGTAGAACCATCGGTGGTACGGGCGGGCAATGATAATCTTTTTCGTTCAGAACTATTTGCGAAGACCATAGCAACGCTTATAGGACAGGAGATTGAGATTTATGATACAACAGGGGCAATAGGGGCTGCAAGGGCATGTATCCTCAATGATGGGGATTATGATAAATTTTCGTCATTCATGCGCAACGACTATGTGATGACCTTTAAGCCCTTTGAGCATAAAATCGCCTATGTAAAGGCCTATCAAAGCTGGAAGAAAGAACTGGAAATAATCTTAAACATATAG
- a CDS encoding FGGY family carbohydrate kinase, whose protein sequence is MNVIAVFDIGKTNKKIFLFDKHLNVVHTNSVRFEEILDDDGCPCDDIESIENWIKAEICSIQESNEYRIKAINFSTHGATLVYLDRNGNRITPLYNYLKPLDMDFATLYEAFGGVTAFSRKTASPAYGMLNSGLQIYWLKYKKPHFWSQVSSILHYPQYLSYLFSNQIKADYTSIGAHTALWDFDSMRYHPWLASEKITLPEPEPGDKAFMIELNGSEVAIGKGLHDSTSSIVPLLEDNLDSHREFVFLSTGTWIISMNPFSKEVLTQHQLKNNCLCFMTPEKRQIKSSMQFLGWVHEINAEALEKEFGVPYGHHKMLTLKKELCSNTISNSESMFFRKGIPKDYLGDFDQVDNLENYEHAYYQLVFELAQRVFKAVQLILDSSNNLKDVYVSGGFKRNQIFIEYLCQMMPNQKIRFPKGQYASALGAAMLMKSYMD, encoded by the coding sequence ATGAATGTCATCGCTGTTTTTGATATTGGCAAGACCAACAAAAAGATATTTTTGTTTGACAAACACCTTAATGTGGTCCACACCAACTCTGTTCGTTTTGAGGAGATTCTTGATGATGATGGCTGCCCTTGTGATGATATTGAGTCCATAGAGAACTGGATTAAGGCAGAAATCTGTTCCATTCAAGAAAGTAATGAATACCGAATCAAAGCCATCAACTTTTCAACCCATGGGGCTACCCTGGTCTATTTGGATAGGAATGGTAACAGGATAACGCCATTGTACAATTATCTGAAACCCCTGGATATGGACTTTGCAACGCTCTATGAGGCCTTTGGGGGAGTAACTGCATTTTCAAGAAAGACGGCTTCCCCGGCATATGGAATGCTGAATTCTGGTTTGCAGATATATTGGTTGAAATACAAGAAACCACATTTTTGGTCTCAGGTTTCATCCATTTTGCATTATCCACAATACCTAAGTTATTTGTTTTCGAATCAGATAAAAGCTGATTACACCTCGATAGGAGCACATACGGCTCTTTGGGATTTTGATTCCATGCGATACCATCCTTGGTTGGCTTCGGAGAAAATAACATTACCGGAGCCTGAACCTGGAGATAAGGCCTTTATGATTGAATTGAACGGAAGCGAAGTGGCTATCGGTAAAGGACTGCATGACAGTACCTCATCCATTGTTCCTTTATTGGAAGACAACCTCGATTCACATAGGGAATTTGTTTTTCTATCCACAGGTACTTGGATAATTTCCATGAATCCATTCAGTAAAGAGGTTTTGACCCAACATCAGTTAAAAAATAATTGTCTCTGTTTTATGACACCTGAAAAAAGACAAATTAAGTCATCCATGCAGTTTTTGGGGTGGGTGCATGAAATAAATGCGGAAGCACTTGAAAAGGAGTTTGGTGTTCCATACGGTCATCATAAAATGTTGACCTTAAAAAAAGAGCTTTGTAGCAATACGATTTCCAATTCGGAGAGTATGTTTTTTAGAAAAGGTATACCTAAGGATTATCTAGGTGATTTCGACCAGGTGGATAATCTTGAAAATTATGAACATGCATATTACCAGTTGGTTTTTGAATTGGCCCAAAGGGTCTTTAAAGCCGTACAACTGATTTTGGATTCTTCAAATAATCTAAAGGATGTATACGTGTCTGGAGGTTTCAAAAGAAATCAAATATTCATTGAGTACTTATGCCAAATGATGCCAAATCAGAAAATACGATTTCCCAAAGGACAATACGCTAGTGCTTTAGGGGCGGCCATGTTGATGAAAAGTTATATGGACTGA